The following proteins come from a genomic window of Trypanosoma brucei gambiense DAL972 chromosome 1, complete sequence:
- a CDS encoding calpain-like cysteine peptidase, putative, which yields MSEFELMSELSESAAKGALSEQAEDGHRTYSPGPEEEENPDAAGREGAAKDGLDAHAEEASPAPSPAGESDEKASKSEHESEAKEGSGGRAEEASPAPSPAGESDEKASKSEHESEAKEGSDGRAGEASPAPSPAGESDEKASKSEHESEAKEGSDGRAEEASPAPSPAGESDEKASKSERESEAKEGSDGRAEEASPAPSPAGESDEKASKSERESGTADGSSGRPEEVSHAFSPNRELEDKANKSGGESVTKGSDGRPEDISHPFSPNRELEEKANKSEGESVTKDGSDGHAEETSPVQSPEGEVGERSARAGSDHEEQKGESCFDDRDTGNDQAVDRNAHDAAPHLDDKHTNGAAADATDAPRHTQEVNDLFKPRMTPYKQPDRWDPIETYLGEDVSDELEITTARKPVFTDEEKADVPTFKNGEPDYEGEYLSCFDEPNLLYRIYNREEKTWAFYNDTYSYEMHVRFTFAKLSKLQALGNTKMYTQETGEHIAEVIVYPRETEMFVKGNANGFTSKLRAVPLTEEYYARRQELANNKIQEEIARVKSIVGDVTDSEQVLKACVENGIPFVDLEFPPCQDSLATGAKKPFKRLPWVRPSQCLPDYMADQVRLFRGPIRPGQVDQGELGDSWVMCSIAVLTERPDKVVNMFRHPTDPELGKKERSVGGYRVSLNKNGQWRSVIVDDYLPMSGGRLKYAKSRYDLAEIWPCILEKAFAKLHNSYANICSGDPLHALQDMTGFPTSRFDDAFANAPLSGKDDLFQDWVRYVKAQYQIILSTPGKNPRDKASGECHTARRYTSVGLLTGHAYVVLDAAFFPEYQLRLVKLRNAWGRGSEWNGDWSDGDEKWERYPDVAVKCGYSNGESDGTFWMAWDACLRYFNGGGVCFTRNSINDYRVPSTFVNCTPSCVLEITVEQPTWMCFMLSQKDKRGSPEAREYNPVMISIAQPIGGGLYRVVQNSSADAYHPLSDKWTFYQARDISILYELLPESSPYIVIPRLMLVESQPDEVPYTLSFSCKRAVGHEGVTVQLKTIDKDNKVLYNFPKFEPDLSSTDVEYQARVAHKPFPELKVDSSVC from the coding sequence ATGTCGGAGTTCGAACTTATGAGTGAACTGAGTGAAAGCGCAGCAAAGGGTGCGCTCAGCGAACAGGCAGAAGATGGTCATCGTACCTACTCTCCTGGgcctgaagaggaagaaaacccTGATGCAGCAGGGCGTGAAGGCGCGGCAAAAGATGGATTGGATGCTCATGCTGAAGAGGCCTCCCCAGCGCCATCACCTGCAGGTGAATCGGATGAAAAGGCCAGCAAATCTGAGCATGAAAGTGAAGCGAAGGAAGGGTCGGGTGGCCGTGCTGAGGAAGCTTCCCCAGCGCCATCACCTGCAGGTGAATCGGATGAAAAGGCCAGCAAATCTGAGCATGAAAGTGAAGCGAAGGAAGGGTCGGATGGCCGTGCTGGGGAAGCTTCTCCAGCGCCATCACCTGCAGGTGAATCGGATGAAAAGGCCAGCAAATCCGAGCATGAGAGTGAGGCAAAGGAAGGGTCAGATGGCCGTGCTGAAGAGGCCTCCCCAGCGCCATCACCTGCAGGTGAATCGGATGAAAAGGCCAGCAAATCTGAGCGGGAAAGTGAGGCAAAGGAGGGGTCAGATGGCCGTGCTGAAGAGGCTTCCCCAGCGCCATCACCTGCAGGTGAATCGGATGAAAAGGCCAGCAAATCTGAGCGGGAAAGCGGGACCGCTGACGGGTCAAGCGGTCGTCCTGAAGAAGTTTCCCATGCGTTTTCACCTAATAGGGAATTGGAGGACAAGGCCAATAAATCGGGAGGCGAGAGTGTGACCAAGGGCTCGGATGGCCGCCCCGAAGATATTTCTCATCCGTTTTCACCTAATAGGgaattggaagaaaaagccaATAAATCGGAAGGCGAGAGTGTAACCAAAGATGGATCGGATGGTCATGCTGAAGAAACGTCTCCAGTGCAGTCACCTGAAGGAGAGGTGGGCGAAAGGTCTGCCAGGGCAGGATCTGATCATGAGGAACAGAAAGGCGAATCATGTTTCGATGACCGTGACACTGGCAATGATCAGGCTGTTGACCGCAATGCTCACGATGCAGCGCCCCATTTGGACGACAAACACACCAATGGGGCCGCTGCAGATGCTACCGATGCACCACGCCACACTCAAGAGGTCAACGACCTGTTCAAGCCTCGAATGACACCTTACAAACAGCCTGACCGTTGGGATCCCATTGAAACCTATCTGGGAGAGGATGTCAGTGATGAGTTGGAGATCACCACGGCACGTAAGCCCGTTTTCACCGATGAGGAGAAAGCTGACGTGCCAACCTTTAAGAATGGCGAACCAGACTATGAGGGTGAGTACCTTTCATGTTTCGATGAGCCTAATCTGCTGTACCGTATTTACAATCGTGAGGAGAAGACGTGGGCCTTCTACAACGACACATACAGCTATGAGATGCATGTACGATTCACCTTTGCTAAACTCTCAAAACTTCAGGCACTGGGGAACACGAAGATGTACACTCAAGAGACAGGTGAGCATATTGCGGAAGTCATTGTATATCCTCGGGAGACCGAGATGTTCGTCAAGGGAAATGCTAATGGCTTTACAAGCAAGCTTCGAGCAGTCCCTCTAACGGAGGAGTACTACGCCAGGCGGCAAGAATTGGCAAACAACAAGATTCAAGAAGAAATCGCTCGCGTCAAAAGTATCGTTGGCGATGTAACAGATTCGGAGCAGGTTCTCAAGGCCTGTGTTGAAAATGGCATCCCTTTTGTTGACCTTGAGTTTCCACCATGTCAAGACTCTTTGGCGACCGGTGCAAAAAAGCCATTCAAACGCCTTCCATGGGTTCGTCCTTCGCAATGCCTCCCCGATTACATGGCTGATCAGGTGCGCCTCTTCCGAGGACCAATTCGACCTGGCCAGGTGGACCAAGGAGAACTGGGTGACAGTTGGGTCATGTGCTCTATAGCGGTGCTGACGGAGCGACCAGACAAGGTCGTCAACATGTTTCGTCACCCAACCGACCCAGAATTGGGTAAGAAGGAGCGTTCTGTGGGCGGTTACCGCGTATCTCTCAACAAGAATGGGCAATGGCGCAGCGTGATTGTGGATGACTATCTTCCCATGTCTGGTGGCAGGCTAAAATATGCAAAAAGCAGATACGACCTCGCGGAAATATGGCCATGCATTCTGGAGAAAGCCTTCGCCAAGCTGCATAATAGTTATGCCAATATCTGCTCCGGTGATCCTCTCCACGCCCTCCAAGATATGACTGGTTTCCCGACCTCCAGGTTTGACGACGCCTTTGCCAACGCTCCCTTGTCTGGGAAGGACGATCTGTTCCAGGACTGGGTGAGGTATGTGAAGGCACAGTACCAGATTATCTTAAGCACACCTGGAAAGAATCCAAGAGACAAAGCTTCCGGCGAATGCCACACAGCAAGGCGGTACACAAGCGTGGGTCTCCTTACAGGTCATGCGTATGTGGTTCTCGATGCAGCATTCTTCCCCGAGTATCAGTTACGTTTGGTAAAGCTGCGTAATGCCTGGGGTCGTGGGTCGGAGTGGAACGGCGACTGGTCTGACGGCGACGAAAAGTGGGAACGGTATCCAGATGTGGCGGTGAAGTGCGGTTACAGCAATGGTGAGAGCGATGGCACGTTCTGGATGGCGTGGGATGCATGCTTGCGATACTTTAACGGCGGGGGCGTGTGCTTCACGAGGAACTCAATCAACGATTACCGTGTACCCTCCACGTTTGTAAACTGTACGCCTTCCTGTGTCCTTGAAATAACTGTTGAGCAGCCCACGTGGATGTGCTTTATGCTCTCTCAGAAGGATAAACGCGGCTCCCCTGAGGCCCGTGAGTACAACCCCGTCATGATCAGCATCGCGCAACCCATTGGGGGCGGATTGTACAGGGTAGTGCAGAACAGCTCCGCTGACGCCTATCATCCGCTTAGCGACAAGTGGACTTTCTACCAGGCTCGTGATATCAGCATCCTATACGAATTGTTGCCAGAATCCTCACCGTACATTGTGATACCCCGCTTAATGTTAGTGGAGTCGCAGCCTGATGAGGTACCTTACACATTGAGTTTCTCCTGCAAGCGTGCTGTTGGTCACGAAGGCGTGACTGTGCAGCTGAAGACCATCGATAAGGACAACAAGGTTCTCTACAACTTCCCCAAGTTTGAGCCCGACCTCAGCTCTACTGATGTGGAGTACCAAGCACGGGTTGCTCACAAGCCGTTTCCTGAGCTGAAGGTGGACTCCTCCGTGTGCTGA